Proteins encoded within one genomic window of Cyprinus carpio isolate SPL01 chromosome A15, ASM1834038v1, whole genome shotgun sequence:
- the LOC109067134 gene encoding 14-3-3 protein gamma-1-like, with translation MVDREQLVQKARLAEQAERYDDMAAAMKSVTELNEALSNEERNLLSVAYKNVVGARRSSWRVISSIEQKTSADGNEKKIEMVRAYREKIEKELEAVCQDVLNLLDNFLIKNCSDTQHESKVFYLKMKGDYYRYLAEVATGEKRSTVVESSEKSYNEAHEISKEHMQPTHPIRLGLALNYSVFYYEIQNAPEQACHLAKTAFDDAIAELDTLNEDSYKDSTLIMQLLRDNLTLWTSDQQDDEGGEGNN, from the exons ATGGTTGACCGCGAGCAGCTGGTTCAAAAAGCCAGGCTGGCTGAGCAGGCAGAGAGATATGATGATATGGCAGCAGCCATGAAATCG GTAACCGAGTTGAACGAGGCCTTGTCCAACGAAGAGAGGAACCTCTTGTCCGTTGCCTACAAGAATGTCGTAGGCGCACGGCGCTCATCCTGGAGGGTCATCTCCAGCATCGAGCAAAAGACATCCGCGGACGGCAATGAGAAGAAGATTGAGATGGTGAGGGCCTACCGCGAGAAGATTGAGAAGGAGCTGGAGGCTGTGTGCCAAGACGTGCTCAACCTGTTGGATAACTTCCTGATCAAGAACTGCAGCGACACCCAGCACGAGAGCAAGGTCTTCTACCTGAAGATGAAGGGAGACTATTACCGTTACTTGGCCGAGGTGGCCACCGGCGAGAAGCGCTCCACCGTGGTGGAATCTTCTGAGAAGTCCTATAATGAAGCTCATGAGATCAGCAAAGAGCACATGCAGCCCACTCACCCCATCCGGCTGGGATTGGCCCTCAACTACTCAGTCTTCTACTACGAGATCCAGAACGCTCCGGAGCAGGCCTGTCATCTCGCCAAGACGGCCTTCGACGACGCCATCGCCGAGCTCGACACCCTCAATGAGGACTCCTACAAAGACTCAACCCTCATTATGCAGCTCCTCCGAGACAACTTAACGCTGTGGACGAGTGACCAGCAAGATGATGAGGGCGGGGAGGGCAACAATTAA
- the LOC122147687 gene encoding RIMS-binding protein 2-like has product MIGLDVYLYPDGLTVATPKSIENWESEREMFDPNVRLFVALFSYNPAVMSPNPETMEEELPFEQGQIIKVYGDKDADGFYSGETGGRFGFVPSNMVSEIPVEDGEFKLRLFQQGFLPEETPSTAPSETSSVPDGVKVHRMVAIFDYDPWESSPNMDIEDELPFRAGDIIYVLGEMDSDGFYYGDLHGYRGLVPSNFLQSLPWD; this is encoded by the exons ATGATTGGGCTGGATGTCTATCTATATCCAGATGGTCTCACGGTTGCTACACCAAAAAGTATAGAGAACTGGGAATCCGAAAGGGAAATGTTTGACCCGAACGTACGCCTCTTTGTGGCTCTGTTCTCATACAACCCTGCGGTGATGTCACCAAACCCTGAAACAATGGAGGAGGAACTGCCTTTTGAACAAGGACAGATCATTAAA GTATATGGAGATAAAGATGCTGATGGCTTCTATAGCGGGGAGACCGGTGGCCGATTTGGTTTTGTACCGAGCAACATGGTTTCTGAAATTCCTGTGGAAGACGGAGAGTTTAAACTTCGTCTGTTCCAGCAGGGGTTTCTACCAGAGGAGACGCCTTCCACAG CACCCAGCGAAACGTCTAGTGTGCCAGATGGCGTGAAGGTCCACAGGATGGTGGCCATCTTTGATTATGACCCTTGGGAAAGTTCTCCAAACATGGATATTGAG GATGAGCTTCCCTTTCGTGCAGGagatattatttatgttttggggGAAATGGACAGTGATGGATTTTATTAC GGAGATCTACATGGTTATCGAGGTCTTGTACCATCAAACTTTTTGCAATCACTGCCTTGGGACTGA
- the LOC122147688 gene encoding dehydrogenase/reductase SDR family member 11-like: protein MDRWKGRLALVTGASVGIGAAIAKSLVQHGMKVVGCARNVGQIENLAAECVSSGFSGTLIPYKCDLSVEDDMLSMFSWIKVQHQGVDVCINNAGLALPAPLLSGKTSGWRTMMDVNVIGLSVCTREAYQSMKERNIDDGHIININSMSGHRVVNNADVHFCNATKYAVTALTEGLRQELREAKTHIRATCISPGLVETEFAYRLLSENPEKAAATYKSIKCLQADDIANAVVYVLSAPPHVQIGDIQMKPVEQLT, encoded by the exons ATGGATCGCTGGAAAGGCAGGCTTGCTCTTGTCACTGGAGCTTCAGTGGGAATCGGAGCTGCAATCGCAAAGTCTCTTGTCCAGCATGGCATGAAGGTGGTCGGCTGTGCCAGAAATGTGGGGCAGATAGAG AACTTGGCTGCTGAATGTGTCAGTAGTGGATTCAGCGGCACTCTGATACCATATAAATGTGATCTGTCTGTAGAGGACGACATGTTATCCATGTTCTCCTGGATCAAAGTTCAACATCAGGGAGTTGACGTGTGCATTAATAATGCTGGTTTGGCTCTCCCTGCGCCTCTATTGAGCGGCAAAACCAGTGGCTGGAGGACTATGATGGAT GTGAATGTCATTGGGCTGTCAGTGTGCACCCGTGAGGCATACCAGTCCATGAAAGAACGAAATATTGATGATGGTCATATCATTAATATTAACAG CATGAGTGGACACCGGGTCGTCAACAATGCCGATGTACACTTCTGCAATGCTACCAAATATGCAGTGACGGCTCTCACAGAAGGTTTGAGGCAAGAGTTACGAGAGGCCAAGACCCACATACGTGCCACA TGTATTTCTCCTGGTTTAGTGGAGACAGAATTTGCCTACCGACTCTTAAGTGAAAACCCAGAAAAAGCTGCTGCTACTTATAAAAGTATAAAG TGCCTTCAAGCAGATGACATCGCAAACGCAGTGGTGTATGTCCTGAGTGCTCCTCCTCATGTTCAA ATTGGTGACATTCAGATGAAGCCTGTGGAGCAGCTGACATAA
- the LOC122147689 gene encoding uncharacterized protein LOC122147689 translates to MWSVFFVFLSYLDRNFVKGEFLSQALDTEKESKELFYMLNNTLCAKSSVVGEYHLHQVTDGAEEIRSVHDSEGRLVDCSVMQNEMQVKSFMHVCRLGLRNQMSSDLKMSLTGVSEAKANCNKLKSQGDTNFIATTKQAKEPNSDAANNTKTRTKRGFTYPGTLWCGAGNIADHYDQLGEFEETDKCCRVHDHCPYVIHAFSSNYGYTNFKWHSLSHCDCDNALKECLRRVNDTSSRVVGQAFFNVMEVPCFEFSFEEQCVERHWYGVCKKYDRVPVAVIKESKAYDFGGIDVIDVLTIAPPKKKKSDEENQNKTQNAGSTTQSSFSESKTATPEEPSLTNVVTAAEDFIKVLATVSTSQSSSADTGKGETQTSEKKRKKNSSKKKKENKKKRGKGKGRKKNKKLDAVLKVDEGTAGAPEEVMGKNNFAEEAAKMNRFSIKKNNFMNSELDSVGNSNKMMKDDPQRTVNDNQDVATIATSINTDKEPEILEHRQANDTELVSSSPTAHITPAVRDKTRAKLRQRAGKKKQRKNNPSTEATQLYFKEETLSTSPSEGVSLATSTTESPADAVRNKVTQMTQYMEEKGPVFTTTQKTPTVRTKRPSSRQREGRKRMRKIIVSSTEVPPRDISLQDPLLFTGSATVRPTDVLKRLGLDRLENPTESLKDTNGRRNKGRRVIKICYEAVLPDGTDTTPLPTLIEKDTELQLKGPEINTAPMFPLLHTNTPSNTTRRLRNTKMKRSKERGNREKRGKIKRE, encoded by the exons ATGTGGTCCGTGTTTTTCGTGTTTCTGTCTTATCTAGACAGGAACTTTGTTAAAGGCGAATTCTTAAGCCAAGCTTTAGATACGGAAAAAGAGAGCAAAGAGCTCTTTTACATGCTCAACAACACTCTTTGCGCCAAAAGTTCGGTTGTAGGAGAGTATCACCTCCATCAGGTCACCGATGGGGCTGAAGAGATTCGCTCTGTGCATGACTCTGAGGGCCGCCTGGTGGACTGCTCTGTGATGCAAAACGAAATGCAAGTCAAATCCTTCATGCATGTGTGCAGACTTGGGCTAAGAAACCAAATGAGCTCCGATTTGAAGATGAGTTTGACAGGGGTGTCCGAAGCGAAGGCGAACTGTAACAAGTTGAAATCACAAGGCGACACAAACTTCATCGCGACGACAAAACAAGCAAAAGAGCCGAACTCTGATGCGGCGAACAATACAAAGACGCGAACCAAGCGAGGCTTCACTTATCCCGGGACTCTTTGGTGTGGTGCAGGAAACATCGCAGATCATTATGATCAGCTAG GCGAATTCGAGGAGACCGACAAATGTTGTCGCGTTCACGATCACTGCCCATACGTCATCCATGCGTTCTCCTCCAACTATGGATACACCAACTTTAAATGGCACTCCCTTAGCCACTGCGACTGCGACAATGC CTTAAAGGAATGCCTGAGACGTGTCAATGACACTTCATCCCGAGTGGTCGGACAAGCTTTCTTTAATGTGATGGAAGTGCCTTGCTTTGAGTTTTCGTTTGAAGAGCAGTGTGTGGAGCGTCACTGGTATGGGGT GTGTAAAAAGTATGACAGAGTTCCAGTAGCAGTGATTAAAGAATCAAAAGCTTATGACTTTGGAGGCATTGATGTCATTGATGTATTGACTATCGCTCCTCCTAAGAAGAAAAAGTCAGATGAAGAAAATCAGAACAAGACTCAGAACGCTGGAAGCACAACACAGTCGTCTTTCTCTGAATCAAAGACCGCCACCCCTGAAGAGCCCTCGCTCACAAACGTGGTGACAGCTGCAGAGGACTTCATTAAAGTGCTCGCCACAGTCTCCACCTCTCAAAGCTCGTCCGCAGACACAGGTAAAGGAGAAACTCAGACATcagagaagaagaggaagaaaaattccagcaagaagaaaaaagagaacaaGAAGAAAAGAGGAAAGGGTAAAGGCAGgaagaagaataaaaaacttGATGCCGTGTTAAAGGTCGACGAAGGAACGGCCGGTGCGCCGGAGGAGGTCATGGGTAAGAACAACTTTGCGGAGGAAGCAGCGAAAATGAATCGgtttagcataaaaaaaaataatttcatgaacAGTGAGCTAGACTCTGTAGGAAATTCTAATAAGATGATGAAAGATGATCCTCAGAGGACAGTGAATGATAATCAGGATGTTGCTACCATTGCCACCTCAATAAATACAGATAAAGAACCAGAGATTCTAGAGCACAGACAAGCAAACGACACCGAGTTAGTCTCCTCCTCGCCTACGGCTCACATTACCCCAGCTGTCCGTGATAAGACCAGAGCTAAGCTGAGACAAAGAGCTGGaaagaaaaagcaaagaaaaaacaaccCTTCCACAGAAGCCACCCAACTTTATTTCAAGGAAGAAACTCTCTCGACTAGTCCATCTGAAGGTGTCAGCCTCGCAACATCAACAACCGAGAGTCCAGCTGACGCTGTAAGAAACAAAGTGACGCAAATGACACAGTACATGGAAGAAAAGGGACCTGTATTCACTACTACACAAAAAACACCCACTGTTAGAACCAAAAGGCCAAGTTCGAGGCAGAGAGAAGGAAGAAAGCGAATGAGGAAAATCATTGTTTCCTCTACAGAAGTACCTCCTCGTGATATCAGCCTTCAGGATCCACTATTGTTCACAGGTTCTGCAACTGTCCGGCCAACAGATGTACTAAAGCGACTGGGATTGGACCGACTTGAAAACCCAACAGAAAGTTTGAAGGACACCAATGGTAGAAGGAACAAAGGAAGGCGTGTAATCAAAATCTGCTATGAAGCAGTTTTGCCTGACGGTACAGACACAACACCCCTTCCAACTCTGATCGAAAAGGACACTGAGCTTCAGTTGAAGGGTCCAGAGATAAACACAGCACCAATGTTTCCTCTTCTACACACTAACACTCCGTCCAACACAACCCGCAGACTTAGGAACacaaaaatgaagagaagcaAGGAGCGAGGAAACCGAGAAAAGCGTGGGAAAATTAAAAGAGAGTGA